In Sebaldella termitidis ATCC 33386, one DNA window encodes the following:
- a CDS encoding S24 family peptidase, with translation MENMEQLRELISKKRRSKNLAREKVSELLKIEGIEYAESSLTRFENGKIKNIRIEILNALCDILDIDKKEAFSLAGLDNKNILSENEGIIINNRKEIILKIYNFDSSRDGLLNFNDYIEVSQVVDTNEVKEFKNNISVNISGNLMQPFFFEGDKILIKKEELTVWGDLNRKIILYKLDNKFYLRKVLFIDGKGYLEAFNKDVYGKFEIDSKVKYIGRVVKQFNTRDLSNIEF, from the coding sequence ATGGAAAATATGGAGCAATTGAGAGAACTGATCTCAAAGAAAAGGAGAAGTAAAAATTTAGCACGTGAGAAAGTATCGGAATTACTTAAAATAGAAGGTATAGAATACGCCGAATCTTCATTGACTAGATTTGAAAATGGAAAGATAAAAAATATAAGAATTGAAATTTTGAATGCCCTATGCGACATATTAGATATCGATAAAAAAGAAGCCTTCAGTTTAGCAGGATTAGATAATAAAAATATATTATCTGAAAATGAAGGAATTATAATAAATAATAGAAAAGAAATTATATTAAAGATATATAATTTCGATTCAAGTAGAGATGGTTTGTTAAATTTTAATGATTACATAGAGGTGTCTCAAGTAGTTGATACCAATGAAGTAAAAGAATTTAAAAATAATATTTCCGTCAATATTTCAGGAAATTTAATGCAGCCGTTTTTCTTCGAAGGAGACAAAATACTCATAAAAAAAGAAGAATTGACTGTTTGGGGAGATTTGAATAGGAAAATAATTTTATATAAGTTAGATAATAAGTTTTATTTACGTAAAGTTTTATTTATAGATGGCAAAGGATATTTAGAAGCTTTTAATAAAGATGTGTACGGTAAATTTGAAATAGATTCTAAAGTTAAATACATAGGTAGAGTAGTTAAGCAATTTAATACAAGAGATCTTAGTAATATTGAATTTTAA
- a CDS encoding tyrosine-type recombinase/integrase — protein sequence MRNPNGYGSVFKLSGNRRKPFAVRITKGWTDEGKRIYKYLSYHITRKEAMQALASYNANPYNVDESNITFGELYEKWSTRHYKNLSKNTIKGYETCSKYCKPIFDMKIKDIKIVHLQNLIDGLNKNHGTLKMMKNILKQIFGYAMELDIIQKDYSRFLKIGKHVTIKQKSIFNDKEIAVLWKNLDKYQYIDTILIMIYTGMRVGEMLNLRKEDINLIEQTIIVRTSKTEAGTNRIIPIHPRIKELIQNRYKNSNSDHLITGLQNRNSISYVYYDIRLFNPIMDELNIKHTPHDCRHTFATRLNDAGGNATAIKKMIGHESFALTEKVYTHKKVSELRKAIELVN from the coding sequence ATGAGAAATCCTAACGGATACGGATCCGTTTTTAAATTATCCGGAAATCGTAGAAAACCTTTTGCTGTCAGAATCACAAAAGGATGGACTGATGAAGGAAAACGGATTTATAAATATTTAAGTTATCATATTACAAGAAAGGAGGCTATGCAAGCACTAGCTTCATATAATGCTAATCCATACAATGTAGATGAAAGTAACATTACTTTTGGCGAATTATATGAAAAATGGAGCACTAGACATTATAAGAACCTCAGTAAAAATACTATAAAAGGTTATGAGACATGTTCAAAATATTGTAAACCAATTTTTGATATGAAAATAAAAGATATCAAAATTGTTCATTTACAGAATCTTATTGATGGACTTAATAAAAATCATGGGACATTAAAGATGATGAAGAATATTTTGAAACAAATATTTGGATATGCTATGGAATTAGATATTATTCAAAAGGACTATAGTAGATTTCTAAAAATAGGTAAACATGTTACTATTAAGCAAAAATCCATATTCAATGACAAAGAAATTGCCGTTTTATGGAAAAATTTAGATAAATATCAGTACATAGACACTATTTTAATTATGATTTATACTGGTATGAGAGTTGGAGAGATGCTTAATTTAAGGAAAGAAGATATTAATTTGATTGAACAAACCATTATTGTTAGAACTAGCAAAACAGAAGCAGGAACAAACAGAATTATTCCTATACATCCTAGAATAAAAGAATTAATCCAAAATAGGTACAAGAATTCTAATTCTGATCACCTCATAACTGGCCTACAAAATAGAAATTCTATATCCTATGTTTATTATGATATAAGATTATTCAATCCTATTATGGATGAACTTAATATAAAACATACTCCCCATGATTGTAGACATACCTTTGCAACAAGATTAAATGACGCCGGAGGAAATGCCACTGCAATAAAAAAAATGATAGGACACGAATCTTTTGCTCTGACTGAGAAAGTATATACTCATAAAAAAGTATCTGAATTGAGAAAAGCCATCGAACTTGTAAATTGA
- a CDS encoding OmpA family protein, which translates to MKKLVALLAVVASISATAAELQIKGGYDFKRNYISDYGSYDLKGGWTAGLEYLFDNQGEFEWGLGAEYKFGQSKGKIEDGDKHQIMTQVPIYATGKVNLFTSDSGKDRLYLIGRVGYSLNDAAGDYKDAGIRFKDGLYLAGGVGTEIGPFAIEALYERTQTPYDYAGTRDNDYTEMIGARIGYRIGNTVNDRSPKVVVQQVVVEKPVEVIKYVEKQVPVNTTVIDLNCRAAQKMCIINGFKVDGKVPNEAEQRDLRTIANILNAAVVDGGTINVVGHTDSTGSAAYNQKLSVERAQNVARLLREYGLKNTVKFGTITGKGLTQPMATNNTVEGRYQNRRVELFFDRVDFSKANVKFIN; encoded by the coding sequence ATGAAAAAATTAGTAGCTTTATTAGCTGTAGTAGCATCTATATCAGCAACAGCTGCAGAATTACAAATCAAAGGTGGATATGATTTCAAAAGAAATTACATAAGTGATTATGGAAGCTATGATTTAAAAGGTGGTTGGACAGCAGGTCTAGAATATTTATTTGATAATCAAGGTGAATTTGAATGGGGTCTTGGTGCTGAATATAAATTCGGTCAATCAAAAGGAAAAATTGAGGATGGTGACAAACACCAAATCATGACTCAAGTACCTATTTACGCAACAGGGAAAGTAAACTTATTCACATCTGATTCTGGAAAAGACAGATTATACTTAATAGGTAGAGTAGGATATTCATTAAATGACGCTGCAGGAGACTACAAAGATGCAGGAATCAGATTTAAAGATGGATTATATTTAGCAGGAGGAGTGGGAACTGAAATAGGACCTTTCGCAATTGAAGCTCTTTATGAAAGAACACAAACTCCTTATGACTATGCAGGGACAAGAGATAACGACTATACTGAAATGATCGGTGCTAGAATCGGTTATAGAATCGGAAATACTGTAAATGACAGATCACCTAAAGTGGTAGTTCAGCAAGTAGTTGTTGAAAAGCCAGTAGAAGTAATCAAATATGTTGAAAAACAAGTTCCGGTAAATACAACAGTTATAGATCTTAACTGTAGAGCAGCTCAAAAAATGTGTATAATCAACGGATTTAAAGTTGATGGAAAAGTACCTAACGAAGCTGAACAAAGAGATCTTAGAACTATTGCTAATATCTTAAATGCAGCAGTAGTTGACGGTGGAACTATCAATGTAGTAGGACATACAGATTCTACAGGATCAGCAGCTTATAACCAAAAGTTATCAGTAGAAAGAGCTCAAAACGTAGCTAGATTACTTAGAGAATACGGATTGAAAAATACTGTTAAATTTGGAACTATTACAGGTAAAGGGTTAACTCAACCAATGGCAACTAACAACACTGTAGAAGGAAGATACCAAAACAGAAGAGTTGAATTATTCTTCGACAGAGTAGATTTCTCTAAAGCAAATGTTAAATTTATAAACTAA
- the glyS gene encoding glycine--tRNA ligase subunit beta → MDFLFEIGVEELPARYVDSSEAELKKLMTESLKEERISFGSVKSFSTPRRLALLIEGMAEKQEELHKKSTGPSVEAAYKDGKLTKAGEGFLKGQNADEADIKIIENEKGKYISVEKFYAGKDTAEILPDLLNKALKGLTFDKSMKWSDKQFRFARPIKWILALLDNKVLDFTFEGIKASGKTRGMRNFASQDVVINNITEYESILEKNYVIADHNKRKEKILESIRENCENDGDQVIINDYLLEEVLNLVEYPYAIKGEFNKNYLELPEDIITITMETHQRYFPVKDKDGKLANKFVLIRNAPVYSEAVKKGNEKVIEPRLADAKFFYDEDLKVKLDQNVEKLKNVVFQKDMGTIYEKIQRSEKIADYIISELKLDDKKEDIKRTVYLAKADLVSNVIGEKEFTKLQGFMGEVYARHEGEKESVAKGIFEHYLPRYFGDILPKTIEGAVAGIADKIDTITGCFAVGLIPTSSKDPYALRRAAQGIVSVCLFQNLDIDYDRLIDTTLEIFSENKEIKGKKEEVAAQIKEFFKQRLLYILSEELDKDLITYVINLETKIGTLKDRVKILEELSKTDKFEILVNLLKRVRNILRENKAQGNPVQEDLFEKAEETKLFDYIKRLEKTVNEERFYEIVNILLENAHIINDFFDNVMVIAEKNEIKNNRLELLQKLQKLVDRTIFI, encoded by the coding sequence TTGGATTTTCTTTTTGAAATAGGTGTAGAAGAATTACCTGCGAGATATGTGGACAGTTCTGAAGCAGAGCTTAAGAAACTTATGACTGAAAGTCTTAAGGAGGAAAGAATAAGCTTTGGTTCGGTAAAGTCTTTCAGCACTCCCAGAAGACTGGCCTTGCTAATAGAAGGAATGGCTGAAAAGCAGGAAGAGCTTCATAAAAAGAGTACAGGGCCTTCAGTGGAAGCTGCTTATAAAGACGGAAAGCTTACAAAAGCCGGAGAGGGTTTTTTGAAAGGGCAGAATGCTGACGAGGCAGATATTAAAATAATAGAAAATGAAAAAGGAAAATATATTTCAGTGGAAAAATTTTATGCAGGCAAAGATACTGCGGAAATTTTGCCTGACTTATTAAATAAAGCATTAAAAGGACTGACATTTGATAAGTCAATGAAATGGTCCGATAAGCAGTTCAGATTCGCAAGACCGATAAAATGGATTTTGGCGCTTCTGGATAACAAGGTGCTTGACTTTACCTTTGAGGGTATAAAAGCCTCTGGTAAAACAAGAGGTATGAGAAATTTTGCTTCTCAGGATGTAGTAATAAACAATATTACTGAATATGAAAGTATTCTTGAAAAAAATTATGTAATAGCAGATCATAATAAAAGAAAAGAAAAAATACTGGAAAGTATCAGAGAGAATTGTGAAAATGACGGGGATCAAGTAATTATTAATGATTATCTTCTGGAGGAAGTATTGAATCTTGTCGAGTATCCTTATGCAATAAAAGGAGAATTCAATAAAAATTATCTTGAACTTCCGGAAGACATTATTACCATTACAATGGAGACACATCAGAGATATTTCCCGGTAAAGGATAAAGACGGGAAGCTGGCAAATAAATTTGTTCTTATAAGAAATGCTCCTGTTTATTCAGAAGCTGTAAAAAAAGGTAATGAAAAGGTAATCGAGCCGAGACTGGCAGATGCCAAGTTTTTCTACGATGAAGATCTCAAAGTAAAATTGGATCAAAATGTGGAAAAATTAAAAAATGTGGTTTTCCAGAAAGATATGGGAACTATTTATGAAAAAATACAGAGATCTGAAAAAATAGCAGATTATATAATAAGTGAATTAAAACTGGACGATAAAAAAGAAGATATTAAGCGTACAGTGTACCTTGCCAAAGCGGATCTTGTAAGTAACGTAATAGGAGAGAAAGAGTTTACAAAGCTGCAGGGATTCATGGGAGAAGTATACGCCAGACATGAAGGTGAGAAGGAATCGGTAGCAAAAGGAATATTCGAACATTATCTTCCGAGATATTTTGGGGATATTCTGCCGAAAACCATAGAAGGCGCAGTAGCGGGGATAGCAGATAAAATAGATACAATTACAGGATGTTTTGCTGTAGGACTGATTCCTACGAGTTCAAAAGATCCTTATGCACTTAGAAGAGCAGCACAGGGAATAGTTTCAGTATGCCTTTTCCAGAATCTGGATATAGATTATGACAGACTGATAGACACTACACTGGAAATATTTAGTGAAAATAAGGAAATTAAAGGTAAAAAAGAGGAAGTTGCCGCACAGATAAAAGAATTTTTTAAACAGAGACTGCTTTATATTTTATCAGAAGAACTGGATAAAGATTTGATAACTTATGTAATAAATCTGGAAACAAAAATAGGAACTCTAAAGGACAGGGTAAAAATACTGGAAGAGCTTTCAAAGACAGACAAATTTGAAATACTTGTAAATCTTCTGAAAAGAGTAAGAAATATACTAAGGGAAAATAAAGCGCAGGGAAATCCTGTACAAGAAGATTTGTTTGAAAAAGCAGAGGAAACAAAGCTTTTTGATTATATAAAAAGGCTGGAAAAAACAGTGAATGAAGAGAGATTTTACGAAATAGTAAATATACTTCTCGAAAATGCACATATAATCAATGATTTTTTTGATAATGTAATGGTAATTGCAGAAAAAAACGAGATTAAAAATAACAGGCTTGAGTTGCTTCAAAAACTTCAAAAATTAGTAGACAGAACTATATTTATATAA